TCTGGGTGTGTGGATTTGAGTGTTGATTTCACCCGCATCCAAATCCAAATtagtttaatattattattattattattgttttaaattatatatatttatatatatatatatatataaatactaaaaactataatttttttacaaaaatataattcatatttttttaattttaacaaatttctttttaacacccgataaaaaattaagaaagcaGATgtaagtgggtggaagcaaaaTCTACCCTACTCAGGTGTCCTTCTATGTCTGCTTTGCTTCGCCGTTAAGGAAAAAGACGATATGCGTGACGTGGAATGAAATTACGAAAGTGTTAGGAAGGATGGTGGCTTAAACCCAAACACGTGGCAACCTACTAATGATGATGCAGCAACATgcgacaattttattttattttctgtaaAATTATTAGTGACATGCAAAACTCTTGTATTTGTGTGTTTATTGTTTGTTAGATGTAACGTGAGCCTAAGGCCTAATATGAGTGGGCCAAGGGCAAACTGTATTCTGCACCGGGAATTTCTTTTGGGATTTGTACCAGGCACCCCCCCAATTTGACCTGCCACCCCCCagtattttttaaagactaaaatacccTTCTGTAAaatagtatattattatttcaaaaattaccATTCAGATTTCACACCCCACCACTttcgaaaatttagaaaaaaagtgttggattcgaaagtttaaaattttcgaaatgaattttagtaagttactcgaaacttttgctattttaaaaccttcgaaatgcagtttatttcaaaaaaagacaaattttcgaaattttggataaatgccaaattttcgaaatagacAGTATTCGAATATTTGCTTGCATTTGAAAGATTCGAAATAGAGTAATGCTTCGAAAATTTGGCTTTCcgtgaaactttcgaaatggaGTTTCGAAACTTGCAAatcttcgaaatgcaatttGGTCTTCGAAAGTTTGCATTTtcaccaaagtttcgaaatgtatgTTAAGTTTCGAACTTTTCATTAagtgaaagtttcgaaatgtattttattatttttttaaattcaatatttatgttagaaattatttttaatttttttttaaattcaatatttagaatattatttttaattaaatttgttactaattttgaaattaggtatgagtagagttgatgtttctgcttcaaaaaatgttatagatTCTACAGAAAAATTCACCACTGATCAGGTATTATTATAACTACTGATGAATCATCAccaattaaatttttcttatagctatatagttaatttttatttgaaacgtATTTTGCAGGTATTTTCTTCTCGAGAAGCtgtatttgaatgggcaaaagCGATTGGAAgacaaaatagaattttaattgttaccattcgatCAGATAAAGCAAACAGAATtaggggaagaaaagacaaattgattttgggatgcgaaagaggtggaagatataaatcagaatcaaaaaaatcagtaacttgctctcataaggaaaactgtccatttactctcagatgtgtaccattaagtgtcggtgaaggatggaaaattagtgttcgttgtgggACACACAATCATGAATTACTTGATACTGTAACCGGTCATTCctatttggggcgtttaaacgaagaagagaggaaatttgtcaatgatatgacaaagtataagcttgcacccagattcattctaaatgctttgaaagtgAGAAATGAAACCATTGTCACTATTcccagtcaaatatataaagcaaggagtacttatcgatcatcattgagaggtccgtacacagaaatgcagcatctgttgaagttaatacaacaagaaaattatgtgcattggacaagaagacgggaaaattctgatattttgagagatattttttggacgcatcctgactgtataaagttgttaaacacatttcattttgttttgatatgtgatagcacatacaaaacaaacagatatcggttgccattacttgaaatagtCGGTGTCActtctactagtttgacattttcagttgggtttgcttatttggaaaaagagcgacaagataacttcatctgggcatttgaGAAGGTACGAATGTTGTTCAAATCTGAGTCTttgatttctaaagttattgtgactgatagagatcttgccatgatgaatgcgattagtgttgtgtttcctacttcaatacatttgctatgtcgttttcatattgaaaaaaatgttggggcaagatgcaaacaatatgtcaaaaaggatagacaagaagaagtaatggatttatggaaaaagattgtctattcgactagtgtggaagagtatgatcatcatttgcaacaatttgagatattgtgtgccgatattattctttttgttgattatgtgaaagattcatggttaacaccttacaaagaaaggtttgtcaacgtttggaccaatagagtgatgcatttggggaacacaacatctaacaggtatttttaaaatatgaattgtgttgttttagcaaacatgatttactagtttatgtgatttgttttaatttgtgttatttaatttatttgtagagttgagtctgctcattggagattgaaaaacatgcttcaaactagttttggtgatttgtgtaaaagcTGGGATGcagtgaatatgatgttgaagaaccaaatatgtatcattcagtcttcttttcagaaaaccatcaaggatgttgagcacgggtataattcacaattttttcaaaatctacatcactgtgtatcaagaaaatgtatgaaattaattgataaCCAGTTGGAAAGGGTGAAGATTGTAGGCACTAACAAAACAGAATGTGGTTGTTCAATtagaacaactcatggattaccatgtgcttgtgagttggctAAGTTACAGATATATGgtaatgttatccctttagatagcattcatgATTTTTGAAAACAGTTAAGCATTGCACATGaattagaggatgaagaatctttatcagattatgacttttctgaagagttggaagcaatgaaagcgtacatgaagaaacacgatattataagtcaaaggatattcaaggcaaaggtgcgtgaagttgtatttccacataccacatcaatacttgcaccaccAGAGAAAGTGAGAACCAAAAGAGctggtaaaaagaaaaaagaaattgatactcctcgtgatccttcatattgggagtatgttgatgcctctcaagaatctgcaaaggCAAGGCAACCATCTCAATCATCTCAACGTTCTGCAAGGCAACAATCTCAATCATCTCAGCATTCTTTTAAGACACAATTTCCTACTTATATACGTCCGTATATTGAGGACATAGTAGATGTTGtggctgatggaaattgtgggtttCGTGCAATTGCAGCATTGCTAGGTTGGACCGAAGAATCTTGGGCTTTAGTTCGAtcacaattggataaagagattgGTCTACATAAAGATGTTTATTCTAATGTTTTTGATGACAATGTTGAATCAGTGCGGaactcattgaaaatatcaaaattgggtgctcaaggaaaagataagtggatgtctttaccagacttgggttacgtgatagcaacactatataatgtcatattggtgtcgttgtctcgtaatctaaatatgatatttttccCGCTAAACAAATCACCATCGAAAGAGACCTTTGTTCACTCATGAATAGCAATTGGATTTGTTAACGAGAATCATTGGGTACAGGTAAAATTAATgcttaattttgttaaattaatgttaaaaaatttattattcaaataaattaatttgtaaccttttttttattcagatcaaattgaagtcTGATTGTCCTTTGCCACTTACgtcacaaaaatggaaagacttTTGTAGTGACACAGCAAAGAGTTGGGAAGTAGCTTATGCAGCACGtatgaagcattgggaacgcattgatccatcatttatcagatcatcttgtatttcattaaatgaagattagaatATGTTGTGTATCACTGTTTATGGATTATTATAATATCTTGTTTTATCATTTTCAGTAtcttttattatgaattaacttaaaataaatgcgGATTAACATAAcacataacacaatcactaaacatatcacataatcccaaaatatctcaaatgacagtacataacacataacacataacacaaaatatatcaaataactaaaCATCGTACATAAGACATAACTCACTTAAAATCTCATAAATTTCACTAAACGGCTCTACCAAGTTAATGCCTCTACGTACAAGCTCAGCTGTTCTACGATCTCGGTCAGAAGATGACGGACCAGCATGTGCAGCAGATGATGTACCCACATGTGCAGCAGATGATGTACCCACATGTGCAGCAGATGATGGATGGTCAGATGGATGGTCAGAGGATGTACCCGCATGTGCAGTAGACCGAGGAATGATCAGAGGATGTGACACAGACATGTACCATGGATAATAGTCCTCGGTGACCTCTCCAGGAAAACTCGCAACATGATATAGCCTCTGAAACACCGATGCAGATGACTGCATAGTAGTATGCTACACCCAATCTATACTGACGGGCCTAGGAGGAACATCAGGCGGGATGCACTGAATACGACCAAATTGTCGAAGACATCGCTCTGGCAAATATGGGACTGAGACTCCACCACATCGAAGATAACCAGAGAACATCGAAATATCTTCAAACGGATGATTAGCTCGATCATTATCATATGGTGTAAACAGTACATCCTCAAGCAACAAAGCATCAAGTCTCTGCCGATAGGTCACTAATCCACCTTCAACAACATGTTTTGCAATCCACCTACATGCTATTGGAAGATGTGCAGGAACCGCACCTCTATCGCCCCGCTTACAGATCCTAGGGAAGTGTTCGTAGATCCAGCACTGCAACATAAGTAACATAATAcaacttaatttaaatacataagtaaaataatacaacttaataaataaaataattaaataaatgtcaATACCTGTAAAAGGGTCATGTAACCTCCTAACTGTCGAGTGTCGTGGACAGCCCCATCTCCCATGTTATCATAAAGGAAAACCAATGCCGCGGCAGCCCACAAATAGTGTTGACAACgatctaaatcaataaataaactaatgtaTTTCGCCTCCACACACGTATGCGTTTTATCGGCGAAAATTGTGCTGCCAACTAAATGCAATAGATACGTTCTAACCGCACACTCAAACTGattagtttgaatgagacgacTATATAAGTCACGCAACCACTGCAATCTATATTGggcacatttattaaaattaatttcagcTAGAGATTCCTCCCAAgttgcacctaagtactcatgtgcagctctagcagcattattagtgttcatattcacaggtgcatcaaaaaatttaccattcgGTGATATGTGAAGGAGAGTAGCTACGTCGTCTAAAGTAATggtcatctctccaaatggcaAATGAAATGAGCTGGTCTCCCTGTGCCATCTTTCAATAAATGCCGAGACGAGACCAGCATCAAGGTAGCAGCCCAGATTCCCGAATGCAATGCTCTACAGGATGTGGCACATGAACTTCGGAAAACTTCTTCAACTTCAATCCATGAGTAATGACCTTTAACGGTCCACGATCCTGCGAGTAATtacaaagtaattaattaattaaataacattaaacaaataattgaataaataaattaaaataaacaattaattaaataaataattcaataaatatatttaaataaacaattaattaaatcaacttaaacaaNNNNNNNNNNNNNNNNNNNNNNNNNNNNNNNNNNNNNNNNNNNNNNNNNNNNNNNNNNNNNNNNNNNNNNNNNNNNNNNNNNNNNNNNNNNNNNNNNNNNNNNNNNNNNNNNNNNNNNNNNNNNNNNNNNNNNNNNNNNNNNNNNNNNNNNNNNNNNNNNNNNNNNNNNNNNNNNNNNNNNNNNNNNNNNNNNNNNNNNNNNNNNNNNNNNNNNNNNNNNNNNNNNNNNNNNNNNNNNNNNNNNNNNNNNNNNNNNNNNNNNNNNNNNNNNNNNNNNNNNNNNNNNNNNNNNNNNNNNNNNNNNNNNNNNNNNNNNNNNNNNNNNNNNNNNNNNNNNNNNNNNNNNNNNNNNNNNNNNNNNNNNNNNNNNNNNNNNNNNNNNNNNNNNNNNNNNNNNNNNNNNNNNNNNNNNNNNNNNNNNNNNNNNNNNNNNNNNNNNNNNNNNNNNNNNNNNNNNNNNNNNNNNNNNNNN
The genomic region above belongs to Cicer arietinum cultivar CDC Frontier isolate Library 1 chromosome 4, Cicar.CDCFrontier_v2.0, whole genome shotgun sequence and contains:
- the LOC113786172 gene encoding uncharacterized protein — translated: MEFRNLQIFEMQFGLRKFAFSPKFRNILQKNSPLIRYFLLEKLFILNALKVRNETIVTIPSQIYKARSTYRSSLRGPYTEMQHLLKLIQQENYVHWTRRRENSDILRDIFWTHPDCIKLLNTFHFVLICDSTYKTNRYRLPLLEIVGVTSTSLTFSVGFAYLEKERQDNFIWAFEKVRMLFKSESLISKVIVTDRDLAMMNAISVVFPTSIHLLCRFHIEKNVGARCKQYVKKDRQEEVMDLWKKIVYSTSVEEYDHHLQQFEILCADIILFVDYVKDSWLTPYKERFVNVWTNRVMHLGNTTSNRVESAHWRLKNMLQTSFGDLCKSWDAVNMMLKNQICIIQSSFQKTIKDVEHGYNSQFFQNLHHCVSRKCMKLIDNQLERVKIVGTNKTECGCSIRTTHGLPCACELAKLQIYESAKARQPSQSSQRSARQQSQSSQHSFKTQFPTYIRPYIEDIVDVVADGNCGFRAIAALLGWTEESWALVRSQLDKEIGLHKDVYSNVFDDNVESIKLKSDCPLPLTSQKWKDFCSDTAKSWEVAYAALSFIMN